The following coding sequences lie in one Candidatus Nitrospira allomarina genomic window:
- a CDS encoding phosphate ABC transporter ATP-binding protein, which translates to MDVIQSTSRIIPDPDERSGLRAWLPYPSTKPCCDPIPHIRAKNLSIAYQGRQVLQNVTFDIHRGCITALVGPSGCGKTSFLTSLNRLTDLIPGCLVSGNLHMQKLDVFAPTTDVLQLRRTVGMIFQKPTVFPFSIRKNLELPLREHGTYDRTLLASAMENVLQQVGLWEEVKDRLDHPAQALSGGQQQRLCLARALVLAPDILLLDEPCSALDPLSSGIVEDLIVALRGHVTVIIVTHNLAQARRIADHIAFFWSCDGIGTLIEYDTAQAIFETPAHELTAAYISGARG; encoded by the coding sequence ATGGATGTCATTCAATCAACTTCCCGCATAATCCCTGATCCCGACGAACGGTCCGGATTGAGAGCGTGGCTTCCCTACCCATCCACGAAACCCTGTTGTGACCCTATCCCCCATATTCGTGCGAAAAATCTTTCTATCGCCTATCAGGGTCGTCAGGTCCTTCAGAATGTCACTTTTGACATTCACCGGGGATGCATTACGGCATTAGTGGGGCCTTCAGGTTGCGGGAAAACCAGTTTTCTCACGAGCCTCAATCGCTTGACGGATTTGATACCAGGATGCCTGGTTTCGGGGAACCTGCACATGCAAAAACTGGATGTTTTCGCCCCGACGACCGATGTCCTTCAATTGCGTCGTACCGTGGGAATGATTTTTCAAAAACCCACCGTCTTCCCTTTTTCGATTCGCAAAAATCTGGAACTTCCCCTCCGTGAACACGGAACGTATGACCGCACGCTCCTGGCCTCCGCCATGGAAAATGTCCTCCAGCAAGTTGGTCTCTGGGAGGAAGTCAAAGACCGGCTCGACCATCCCGCTCAAGCCTTATCAGGCGGACAACAACAGAGACTCTGCCTGGCAAGAGCACTTGTGTTGGCGCCGGATATCCTTCTGCTTGATGAGCCCTGCAGTGCACTGGATCCCTTGTCCAGCGGAATCGTTGAAGATCTGATCGTCGCCTTGCGGGGTCATGTTACCGTCATTATTGTCACTCACAACTTGGCCCAGGCTCGACGCATTGCCGACCACATCGCGTTTTTCTGGTCATGTGACGGGATTGGTACACTCATCGAATATGACACCGCCCAAGCCATATTTGAGACTCCTGCACATGAACTCACCGCAGCCTATATTTCCGGTGCAAGAGGATAA
- a CDS encoding porin: MKHLFLALLCYGLLAHTQAWAVDPLYEDSLENVLLEKGIITKEDWVRIQAEQEKREQELNTRMDQEFPVSVEWGRRGFEFATKDGKFATQIQWRFQGRWSYPTDSDPISAADFNEDPQSTFELRRVRMKIGGHGFQPWIRYYFEMNWQSTSESGNSGVSPQLLDWRISLEKFSFLSLQVGQWKVDYNRERRDSSGNQQFVERSIVNEIFTIDRQVGAMLYGHLAPGTVFDSRYYAGVFTGSGRGEANDDANMMYFGRYQWNFLGRDLKWSQSDVEFHELPTGSLAFGAYTTIGKCTRWSSSGCGTLPEDNSAGVPYTSDSAATAGQYRVQGMVEEFAFKWRGLSIQHEYHWKEVKDDSYPEGAPGYKTNMMGSYSQVGYFPHYLIPAVPKPLEVAFRYAFVDPNISAPDDRRQEYTTAINWFFAGHRNKITLDGSWLTLAQPAGQNQHEQRVRLQWDVSF, encoded by the coding sequence ATGAAACACCTGTTTTTGGCATTGCTATGTTACGGGCTGTTAGCCCATACCCAGGCCTGGGCCGTGGACCCTCTCTATGAAGACAGTCTGGAGAATGTGTTACTGGAAAAAGGCATCATTACCAAAGAAGATTGGGTCCGTATTCAGGCCGAGCAGGAAAAAAGAGAGCAAGAACTCAATACCCGTATGGACCAAGAATTTCCCGTTTCCGTGGAGTGGGGAAGAAGAGGATTTGAATTTGCAACCAAGGATGGCAAATTTGCCACCCAAATTCAATGGCGGTTCCAAGGACGTTGGTCCTATCCCACGGATTCAGATCCTATCTCTGCTGCAGACTTTAATGAAGATCCACAGAGTACCTTTGAACTTCGCCGGGTTCGCATGAAAATCGGCGGGCATGGCTTTCAACCCTGGATTAGATATTATTTCGAAATGAATTGGCAGTCCACTTCGGAATCCGGCAATTCCGGGGTCAGTCCTCAATTGCTCGATTGGCGGATCTCGCTCGAAAAATTTTCGTTCCTTTCCCTGCAAGTGGGGCAATGGAAAGTCGACTATAACCGGGAACGAAGAGACTCGTCCGGCAACCAGCAGTTCGTGGAACGATCAATCGTCAATGAGATCTTTACCATCGACCGACAGGTCGGAGCCATGCTCTATGGCCATTTGGCACCCGGTACGGTCTTTGACTCCCGGTATTATGCCGGCGTCTTTACCGGATCCGGCCGGGGAGAAGCCAACGACGACGCCAACATGATGTATTTCGGACGGTACCAATGGAACTTTTTAGGCCGGGATCTGAAATGGTCACAAAGTGACGTGGAATTTCATGAGCTCCCCACAGGAAGCCTCGCCTTTGGGGCCTACACCACCATCGGCAAATGTACGCGATGGTCCTCGAGCGGATGCGGCACGTTGCCCGAAGACAATTCCGCCGGTGTGCCCTATACGTCCGATTCGGCTGCGACAGCCGGGCAATACCGTGTGCAAGGCATGGTAGAGGAATTTGCCTTCAAATGGCGGGGGCTTTCCATTCAACATGAATACCATTGGAAAGAGGTCAAGGACGACAGTTATCCGGAAGGTGCGCCGGGCTATAAGACCAACATGATGGGGAGTTATTCGCAGGTCGGGTATTTCCCCCACTACCTCATTCCGGCGGTGCCCAAACCGTTGGAAGTGGCCTTCCGCTATGCATTTGTCGACCCCAACATCTCCGCTCCCGATGACCGGCGGCAGGAATACACGACCGCCATCAATTGGTTTTTTGCCGGGCATCGAAACAAGATCACCCTCGATGGCTCCTGGCTTACGCTGGCCCAGCCGGCAGGTCAGAACCAACATGAGCAACGGGTCCGCCTGCAATGGGACGTCTCGTTTTAA
- the pstA gene encoding phosphate ABC transporter permease PstA has protein sequence MFRRSRYLQEYGTTAIIWMAATLVAVPFFCLLGDLLWNGLNHLSFSFVFSAPQNAGREGGIGPILVSTLLILGVCMGVALPLGLGTALFLAEYTRHDHVLGRLIRGSLDVLAGVPSIVFGLFGNALFCQILGLGFSILSGGLTLACMVLPILIRTVEESFRAISDEQRLSAAALGLSKPTTIRTILLPAAMPGLLVGVILGLGRAIAETAALIFTSGYVDRMPESLMDSGRSLAVHIYDLAMNVAGGNPHAYAAALILVGLLFIINYFSSRMATRWMSFNQLPA, from the coding sequence ATGTTCCGGCGAAGTAGATACCTACAAGAATATGGCACGACCGCGATTATCTGGATGGCGGCCACCCTGGTCGCCGTACCATTTTTCTGCTTACTAGGTGATTTACTCTGGAACGGGTTGAACCATCTGTCCTTCAGCTTCGTGTTCTCTGCTCCACAGAATGCGGGGCGGGAAGGCGGAATCGGCCCCATCCTCGTATCCACATTGTTGATTCTCGGAGTATGTATGGGAGTGGCCTTACCTCTGGGATTGGGGACCGCACTGTTTCTTGCCGAATACACCCGTCATGATCATGTCCTGGGCCGACTGATCCGAGGCTCACTGGATGTGCTGGCAGGCGTACCGTCAATTGTCTTCGGACTGTTTGGCAACGCCCTGTTCTGCCAAATCCTCGGATTGGGATTTTCCATTCTTTCCGGAGGGCTGACATTGGCCTGCATGGTATTACCTATTTTAATTCGCACAGTGGAAGAAAGTTTTCGCGCCATTTCCGATGAGCAACGATTATCCGCAGCAGCCCTTGGCCTTTCCAAGCCGACCACCATTCGAACCATTCTCCTCCCTGCGGCCATGCCAGGCCTTCTCGTGGGAGTCATTCTCGGACTCGGCCGAGCTATTGCAGAAACCGCAGCCTTGATTTTTACCAGTGGATACGTGGACCGGATGCCGGAATCGTTGATGGACTCAGGACGATCTCTTGCTGTGCACATCTACGACCTGGCCATGAATGTGGCCGGGGGCAATCCCCATGCCTATGCCGCCGCTCTCATTTTAGTGGGCCTTTTGTTCATCATTAATTATTTTTCTTCCCGGATGGCCACACGATGGATGTCATTCAATCAACTTCCCGCATAA